A segment of the Fusobacterium sp. SYSU M8D902 genome:
TCATATTTTCCAACCATAACAAAACCGATAACATTTTTTTTATCAGCTGAAAGTATTGGCTCAAACCATCTTGTAGTAACTCCCATGGATCCCTTCATAGTGGAGTAATATCCATTTTTATCGAGAAGGGTTTCCCACCTTACTGGATTGATAAAATTCTTACCTATCTGATTTTTATCTAGGTGAGAGTATTTTTTGCCAGAGATATCAGCTACAACAATTATATCTATATCTCGAAATATAGATATATATTTATCCATTTTTTTATCAATATCTGAAGTTAGCTCTTTATTTTCAATAAAAGTAACAATATTATTATCAGTGGCAATAAGCTTAGCCATTTCATAGAGATTGTTTTTAATATTTTTGTTATTAGTATTGAGTTTTGTATTGATAAAAATACCGTAGGATATAATAAGTGTAAAAAAGTTAATAAGTGTTACATATAGAATTAGTTTAGTTTTAAAGTTTAATTTATTCATAATAGTAATATTAACACGTTTTCAAAATAAATACTATACCAAAAAATGATAAATTAATGATCTTTAAACGAAAAAAAAGTTATCTATACGAACGAACAAAAAAATATTTTTACTTAAAAAACTTAAAAAAAGATTTATAAAATTAAAAAAATTGAACTTGTAATTTAAATAGTGTATTCTATTATTAAGAACAAAATAATTGGAGGAAATTATGAATTTTAGTGAGATTTTAAGCGGAATTTTAAAAAACAACAGTATCGTAGGAGCGATATCATCATCAGTTTTAATTATTTTATTTGGATTTTATCTTAGAAGAAAAGAGATTTTTAAAGATAGCACTGCTAAGATATTAACAGATGTTATATTATCAGCTTCATTACCAGCATTAGCTTTTAATGCATTTATGCAGGATATCAATAAAGAGAGCTTAATGCAGGGAATAAACCTATTAATTTGGGGATTTGCAATCTATATAATCTTAATATTTGCTACTAAACTATTATATATAAAATATGACGGAGATAAAAAAGTAGTTTTAGAAGTATTGACAACATTTGGATCGACAACTTTTTTTGGTATTCCTATCATAGCTGCTGTTTATGGAAAAACAGGAGTAATGTATGCATCAATATTTAATATAGCTTATAGAGTTTTCCTATACTCATATGCTTACATAAAGATGTCAGGAATAAAAGCTAACAAAAGTAATATTAAGCAGATGTTTTTAAACTCAATTGTGTTAGCAACATTTATAGGGATGTTCATATGGATATTCCAAGATTCTTTACCACAAGTTATGATTGGTGAAAAAACATATGCTTTCTTAAGAATAGATAAAACAGCATTTTGGTTATTTAAACCAATGACTTATTTAGCAGCTTTAGCTTCTCCATTAGCTTGGCTTGCAATAGGAGCTAAGTTAGCAGATATCTCACTAGCTCAAGCAATTTCATCAAAAGATTCATGGATATACAGTTTCTTCAAAGTTTTAATAGTTCCATTTATTAACTTAGCTGCACTATATATCCTAACAGTTACAAAAATTTTACCAATTTCATTTGTTGGATTAGCTTCTGTAATTATAATGATGGCAACTCCAACTGCTACAGTAGCAGCAGCATATGCAATAAAATTTGATAAAGAATCAGTATTGACATCTAACTGTTCACTACTTTCAACAATATTTAGTGTAATCTGTATGCCACTTTGGATAGTAGTATTAGAAATAATCAAATCTTTAAATATATTTATGTAAGTATGTAAGGAGGAAAAATGAAATTAATCTGTTACGGTGTTAGAAAAGTAGAGAAGAGTTATTTTGAAAAATTAAATAAATTTGGATATGAGTTAACTTTAGTTGAAGAGTTAATGAATGATACAAACGTTGA
Coding sequences within it:
- a CDS encoding AEC family transporter, translated to MNFSEILSGILKNNSIVGAISSSVLIILFGFYLRRKEIFKDSTAKILTDVILSASLPALAFNAFMQDINKESLMQGINLLIWGFAIYIILIFATKLLYIKYDGDKKVVLEVLTTFGSTTFFGIPIIAAVYGKTGVMYASIFNIAYRVFLYSYAYIKMSGIKANKSNIKQMFLNSIVLATFIGMFIWIFQDSLPQVMIGEKTYAFLRIDKTAFWLFKPMTYLAALASPLAWLAIGAKLADISLAQAISSKDSWIYSFFKVLIVPFINLAALYILTVTKILPISFVGLASVIIMMATPTATVAAAYAIKFDKESVLTSNCSLLSTIFSVICMPLWIVVLEIIKSLNIFM